The following proteins are encoded in a genomic region of Calditrichota bacterium:
- the gcvT gene encoding glycine cleavage system aminomethyltransferase GcvT — MKKTALYDKHISYGAKMVEFAGFSMPIQYKGIRDEHRKVRESVGVFDVSHMGEIEVSGENALAMIERLTVNNVAGLEIGQAHYTAMCYEDGGIVDDLLVYRYEDKFLLVVNAANKEKDLAWILKNKLDGCVVTDTSEQITQLAVQGQKAEETLQQLTKVDLSAIKFYWFEEGVLADAPMLISRTGYTGEPGFELYFENQYALQVWDAVFEAGKKFDIEPIGLAARDSLRLEKKMCLYGNDIDQTTNPLEAGLGWITKLDKGDFIGSDVLRKVKEDGLNRRLVAFVLNAPGFPRKGYKIFKDGEELGVVTSGTVSPMLEKGIGLGYVKKGFTKIGTEIEIEVRNKMVKAEIIKPPFV, encoded by the coding sequence ATGAAAAAAACTGCATTATATGATAAACATATTAGCTATGGTGCAAAAATGGTGGAATTTGCCGGGTTTTCAATGCCAATTCAATACAAGGGCATCCGCGATGAACACAGGAAAGTACGCGAATCTGTTGGTGTTTTTGATGTTTCGCATATGGGCGAGATAGAAGTTTCCGGAGAAAACGCACTGGCAATGATTGAGCGGCTTACTGTTAACAATGTTGCCGGGTTGGAAATTGGCCAGGCGCATTATACAGCAATGTGTTACGAAGATGGCGGCATAGTGGATGATCTTCTTGTTTATCGCTATGAGGATAAATTTTTGCTTGTTGTAAATGCTGCCAATAAGGAAAAAGACCTGGCATGGATTTTAAAAAACAAACTGGATGGATGCGTTGTTACGGACACAAGTGAGCAAATTACCCAATTGGCAGTTCAGGGACAGAAAGCAGAAGAAACTTTGCAACAGCTTACAAAAGTAGATTTATCGGCCATTAAATTTTATTGGTTCGAAGAGGGTGTTTTAGCTGATGCACCAATGCTTATTTCAAGAACAGGTTATACAGGGGAACCGGGATTTGAACTTTATTTTGAAAACCAATATGCGCTACAGGTTTGGGATGCTGTTTTTGAAGCCGGTAAGAAGTTTGATATTGAACCCATTGGTCTGGCTGCGCGTGATTCTTTGCGTCTGGAAAAGAAAATGTGTCTCTACGGAAACGATATTGACCAAACGACAAATCCTTTAGAAGCTGGGTTAGGCTGGATAACAAAACTGGATAAAGGCGATTTCATTGGATCGGATGTTTTACGCAAAGTAAAGGAAGATGGATTAAACAGGCGGCTTGTCGCTTTTGTATTAAATGCTCCCGGTTTTCCGCGCAAAGGATATAAAATTTTTAAAGATGGTGAAGAATTAGGAGTTGTAACCAGCGGTACAGTTTCCCCGATGTTGGAAAAAGGAATTGGTCTCGGTTATGTAAAAAAAGGTTTTACAAAAATCGGCACTGAGATTGAAATAGAAGTCCGTAATAAAATGGTTAAGGCCGAGATAATTAAACCACCGTTTGTTTGA